Proteins from a genomic interval of Arachis hypogaea cultivar Tifrunner chromosome 10, arahy.Tifrunner.gnm2.J5K5, whole genome shotgun sequence:
- the LOC112717835 gene encoding uncharacterized protein → MVDSDQSPPAQRVDVFVFIKVLLNATKAHFGFRPTYKRVWLAKQKAVPRIYGDWNESYNELPRWLLGVQMTMSGSIAVLRTSLVRVVGTHLYGKYGGTLLVAIAQDENSNILPVAFALVERDNVESWSFFLSHLRQHITLQPGILVISDRHNGIKAALEAPDEGWVPLTTYRAFCIRHVTANFTLTFNGKDARKLLVNATYTKTEVEFDYWFNIFCFEDPAMCDWANRIDYALWTQHRDEGTRFRHMTKNISECVNSILKGVRNLLVCSLVMSTYRRLAEIFVCNGRGAEAQLGTGQQFNQHLMKAIKANLKVFRFFHDDFV, encoded by the exons ATGGTTGATTCAGATCAGTCTCCTCCAGCGCAGAG AGTTGATGTTTTCGTGTTTATCAAGGTACTTCTGAATGCAACAAAGGCACATTTTGGTTTTAGACCGACTTACAAGAGGGTGTGGTTGGCTAAGCAGAAGGCCGTGCCACGGATTTACGGAGATTGGAATGAGTCATACAACGAGTTGCCACGATGGTTACTAGGTGTCCAGATGACGATGTCGGGTAGTATTGCAGTGCTAAGGACAAGTCTTGTGCGAGTGGTTGG GACCCACTTGTACGGAAAATACGGGGGAACATTGCTCGTTGCGATTGCTCAGGATGAAAATTCCAACATCTTGCCTGTTGCATTTGCACTTGTGGAGCGTGACAATGTTGAATCGTGGTCATTTTTTCTATCCCACCTCCGCCAGCACATAACTCTGCAGCCGGGTATTCTAGTGATATCGGATCGGCACAACGGTATCAAGGCTGCACTGGAGGCTCCCGACGAAGGTTGGGTACCACTTACTACCTACCGTGCATTCTGTATTCGACATGTGACTGCCAATTTTACCCTGACCTTTAACGGCAAGGATGCACGAAAGCTTCTGGTGAACGCGACTTATACCAAGACTGAGGTTGAATTTGACTACTGGTTTAATATTTTCTGTTTCGAAGATCCTGCCATGTGTGATTGGGCTAATAGAATTGACTATGCGCTGTGGACTCAGCATCGGGATGAGGGGACGAGATTCAGACATATGACAAAAAATATCTCTGAGTGTGTGAATTCGATACTAAAGGGAGTGAGGAACCTTCTAGTTTGTTCTCTGGTGATGTCTACGTACAGGAGGTTGGCTGAGATATTTGTTTGCAATGGAAGAGGGGCAGAGGCCCAGTTAGGAACCGGACAACAGTTTAATCAGCATCTGATGAAGGCGATAAAGGCAAATCTGAAGGTGTTTCGGTTTTTTCACGATGACTTTGTATGA